TCCTCTCCGTGCGGGAAGAAATCCACCATCTTGGTGACATAGCCGCCACGGACCGTCTCTCGGACGTTGAGGTACTTGAGGGACTCCTCCAGCTGTGAGCCCGACACCTCGAAAGCCACACCCCAAGTGGTCGCCTGAgggggaaacagaaaaaataaattaaattaaaaaatggagagaaagtCAACTTTGGTGTCAGCTTCAGAAGAAGTTCCACTTACATCATCATCTTCGATCAACGTCACCACTCTTCCAGGCTGAGGAGAGGAACACAAATGGGTTACAATCATTGTTAATAATTCatgttaaaactgaaatcattCTTCAAGACAATAGCAGTTATAGTGCCTATTTTactcaaaatttctgaataaTAGCTAATGACCGCAACTAAGCGCTTCACGAACCACAATGGGGGTCCCGAGCCAGTCTTTACAAACCACAGTCACGACGTCAAATATGTCAAGCATCTAAATCTGTCTTTCAAACTCACCGACTCATCATTCCCGCGATGGAAGTTGTCTCCATGCCAGAAACGCCTCTTGTAGCCTTCAATGTAACCGACCTCGCTCCTCTTGTACTTGAAGTCCGGCTTCCATACCAGCGACCCGTACCCGAAGATCCACAGGCTGCTCTTCCCTGCGATGATGTCTTGAGGTTTCATGTTGATCGGTAGTGTTGACGTTCAAATGGAATCGGtgggatttttaaagaaatcagcTGTGAGGTGACTAGCTGGtggttagcgttagcttccTCCGGTCCAGTAGGAGAGGTACCGGTTGGCTCGCAGGGATACCGCGTCCGGTATTGGAGCCCAACTGCTTGGCAGTTGCGAAGATGGAGTTTCGGGGTTGGTTTTGCCTTGCACTGTGCATCGCCATTGCATTAGAGTTGCCGCATAATGCCTTAAAAATCCATGGCAGCCGCTTGGGCCTTGTGGCTCGATgcgagggagaaaaaaaacgacaaaattGTTTGGCCAGCGCCGGCCTGTGAAGGTGTTAACTTAAGAGAAATGAATGTATAGATCGAGGTTTTAGAGATGTTACCGTTCTAAATACACCGCTGGTTGCCGTGTTTCCCCCCGCGGAGATATTTATCAAGCCTGACGCATTTCCTCGATAAGATGGCGAGGTGACGTTCGAGAATTTATAGAGTACTGTCAAATGTAGGCGGAGCCTCACTAATGCTTTCGACCAATGATATACATGCAGTCTTTCTTTCCAGCCCTTTTTAGCCAAACAATTTTCAGTGCGCTGAAGTAAGGCGGGACTTAGAGCTACACTCGACATATGATTAGTTCAAATTCCATTTATGACGTAAATTCATTTTACACTCTGATTTGTCACTGAACTTTCACTCTAATGTACCCAGTTTTTGATTGGTCCGTCTTGTTGTCAGTCTTTTTACTTGCTCTGGCTGATGCAATTTAGCTCAGCATTTCAGATTGAAGCAATCCATTAACACAAAAAGACGTTGCATCatatctttatttatatttaaatattttcactttattaatAGTGTGAATGTACTATTTTAAGGCCTcggatttttctgtaaattcagTGAACTGACCTTTGAAGgatcaaactgaatttaatttagttacAGTTCtcaattaaaacatgcaaaaaactTTCCTTCTCAGTAAAGTTAAAGAAAGTACAAATGGTTACGATTAGGTTGATGGGAGTTTAATCAGAGCCT
The Gambusia affinis linkage group LG22, SWU_Gaff_1.0, whole genome shotgun sequence DNA segment above includes these coding regions:
- the chac1 gene encoding glutathione-specific gamma-glutamylcyclotransferase 1; this translates as MKPQDIIAGKSSLWIFGYGSLVWKPDFKYKRSEVGYIEGYKRRFWHGDNFHRGNDESPGRVVTLIEDDDATTWGVAFEVSGSQLEESLKYLNVRETVRGGYVTKMVDFFPHGEDRSPVHALVYIATTDNPLYLGPASPEEIGAQIAVCKGKTGHNLEYLLRLAEFMRSSCPHVEDHHLFAIETAALTVVSYLLAAQ